A window from Sphingopyxis alaskensis RB2256 encodes these proteins:
- a CDS encoding TIGR03013 family XrtA/PEP-CTERM system glycosyltransferase yields MIRLFKHYVPHAVVWLALIEFCALLGAAEGAWHLYAWQAGFDAGPLGERALPLLTFATANSLAMMATGMYGGEGLRSMRFATARLLAAISLGVIFLSVLGFLLPTATLWRANSLYAMGIAIAALFLIRLALTQSAGTDAFRRRILVLGAGPRAARLAALAATPGSGLDIVGFVAMSATETTVAGAVPRQEIASLSDHVVALGAGEVVLALEERRKALPLADLLRVKTTGVHVNDIASFIERETGRVDLATTNPSGLIFSDGFSAGQRISKVGKRLFDIAASLIVLVIGLPLMIVAGIAVKLDSRGPVFYRQPRVGLFGQPYDIFKIRSMRTDAEAEGKAVWASENDPRITRVGRVIRKLRIDELPQLWCVLKGDMSFVGPRPERPSFVAELEKALPYYAERHMVKPGLTGWAQINYPYGASVDDARVKLEYDLYYAKNYSPFLDLLILLQTVRVVLWPEGAR; encoded by the coding sequence ATGATCCGGCTGTTCAAACATTATGTCCCGCACGCGGTCGTCTGGCTCGCGCTGATCGAGTTTTGCGCGCTGCTCGGCGCGGCCGAGGGGGCGTGGCATCTTTATGCCTGGCAGGCGGGGTTCGACGCCGGGCCGCTGGGCGAGCGCGCGCTGCCCTTGCTGACCTTTGCCACCGCCAATTCACTCGCGATGATGGCAACCGGAATGTATGGTGGCGAAGGGCTGCGCTCGATGCGCTTTGCCACCGCGCGGCTGCTCGCCGCGATTTCGCTCGGCGTGATCTTTCTGTCCGTGCTGGGCTTCCTGTTGCCGACCGCGACCCTGTGGCGCGCGAACAGCCTTTACGCGATGGGGATTGCGATCGCGGCGCTGTTCCTGATCCGGCTGGCGCTCACCCAGTCGGCGGGGACCGATGCCTTTCGCCGCCGCATCCTCGTGCTTGGCGCCGGACCGCGCGCGGCCCGGCTCGCCGCGCTGGCCGCGACGCCGGGCAGCGGGCTCGACATCGTCGGCTTTGTCGCGATGAGCGCGACCGAGACCACCGTGGCGGGCGCCGTGCCGCGACAGGAGATTGCCAGTCTTTCCGACCATGTCGTCGCGCTCGGCGCGGGCGAGGTGGTGCTGGCGCTCGAGGAGCGGCGCAAGGCGTTGCCGCTCGCCGACCTGCTGCGCGTCAAGACGACGGGCGTGCATGTCAACGACATCGCGAGCTTTATCGAGCGTGAGACCGGGCGCGTCGACCTGGCGACCACCAATCCCAGCGGGCTGATCTTTTCGGACGGCTTTTCGGCGGGGCAGCGGATTTCGAAGGTCGGCAAGCGGTTGTTCGACATCGCCGCGAGCCTGATCGTGCTGGTGATCGGCCTGCCGCTGATGATCGTCGCGGGCATTGCGGTGAAGCTCGACAGCCGCGGGCCGGTTTTTTACCGCCAGCCGCGCGTCGGGCTGTTCGGCCAGCCCTATGACATCTTCAAGATCCGCTCGATGCGCACCGACGCGGAGGCCGAAGGCAAGGCGGTGTGGGCGAGCGAGAACGACCCCAGGATCACGCGCGTCGGGCGGGTCATCCGCAAGCTGCGTATCGACGAACTGCCGCAGCTCTGGTGCGTGCTGAAAGGCGACATGAGTTTCGTCGGCCCGCGTCCCGAACGGCCGAGCTTCGTCGCCGAGCTGGAAAAGGCGCTGCCCTATTATGCGGAACGGCACATGGTGAAGCCGGGGCTGACCGGCTGGGCGCAGATCAACTATCCCTATGGCGCGTCGGTCGACGATGCGCGCGTGAAGCTGGAATATGACCTCTACTACGCCAAAAATTATTCGCCCTTCCTCGACCTTCTGATCCTGCTCCAGACCGTGCGCGTCGTGCTGTGGCCCGAGGGAGCACGCTAG